Proteins from a genomic interval of Niabella soli DSM 19437:
- a CDS encoding triple tyrosine motif-containing protein codes for MKIATLLLALFPCFFARAQNSIALPEVMNFTPEFTKTGSQTWQMAESGSGTVYFANNAGLVTYNGLEWKTFKVPNKTIVRSLLLTADGKIYVGAQGEIGYFFPDRVGNLVYTSLMGHIEPADRNFGDVWKIVLQGQHLFFRTYRKIYEIDLSNHQVTTYATTRNAKWDFLEIAGHRLLACNEEQGLVSFKNGRWTPLPGQIPKEAIPTALMAFGKDSLLLTTLRNGIYIITENHLSKLPVAAALQSAQIYTALKTDEERFAVGTVSAGIFLLHRSGKLIRHLSMENGLQNNNVLSLYKDHRQSLWAGLDNGIDLINYMAPLQLIAPVPRTRLAGYTAGIFKNHLYIGTSDGIYYAPLEQGVHRDISFSQGAFKKLANTSGQVWSIAIIGNLLLTGMNDGAFIINTGSAQLLERRLGGTWLYRAVPGRSKIISGTYSGIQIYDTKNNTLVPVRMPDNNLRESLRFIEVDTSSHTVWASHPYRGIYRIQMTPNFDRELAVEWLTTKQGLPTNNNNFVFKIGGKIVFATEQGIYEWEEHLHRFKKSTTYGPLFGNLSVKFMTEDAKGRIWFATEKNMGVLDGGHIQYIPELDGQLIAGFEQIYPFDDQNILINSSKGIYHFNFDSYKHSKIAIRVSFNKIQAIGTRDSLLFNGYSIPGQTGNSPPPFNREEIRLPAVFNSFHFEFTADDIMYADKIQYSYQLKGFDPDWSAWSAKTVKDYTNLPYGKYRFLIKAKDRWGQETAPISYAFEILPRWYQTIPAWLGYLLLAGWLVYLLHRMQRRRLQKQKAKYEKEQAQLKYIFELENERSGMKIIQLQKEQLETKVQYKNKELATTTMHLYKRGRLLGKIKEEVAEGVKQISNTTEKKAFNRLIKLIVEEEKSEDDWNHFSIHFDQVHNNFLHNIKAAYPTLTPSDMKICAYVKMNLSSKEIAQLLNITLKGVEIARYRLRKKFSLAANQSLSDFIQEFS; via the coding sequence GTGAAAATTGCAACCCTGCTTTTGGCCTTATTTCCCTGTTTTTTTGCCCGTGCGCAAAACAGTATTGCCCTTCCTGAGGTCATGAACTTCACCCCGGAATTTACAAAAACCGGCTCCCAAACATGGCAAATGGCAGAAAGTGGTTCCGGCACTGTTTATTTTGCCAATAACGCGGGGCTGGTTACCTATAATGGCCTGGAGTGGAAAACATTTAAGGTTCCTAATAAAACAATTGTAAGGTCATTGCTGCTGACGGCGGATGGGAAAATATATGTGGGGGCTCAGGGGGAGATCGGATACTTTTTCCCGGACCGGGTGGGCAACCTGGTATATACTTCCCTGATGGGTCATATTGAGCCTGCCGACCGGAATTTTGGCGATGTCTGGAAAATTGTATTACAGGGACAGCATCTTTTTTTCCGGACCTACCGGAAAATTTATGAAATAGACCTTTCCAATCACCAGGTTACCACCTACGCCACCACCCGGAACGCGAAATGGGACTTTCTTGAAATAGCCGGGCACCGGCTTTTGGCTTGTAATGAAGAGCAGGGACTTGTCAGTTTTAAAAATGGCCGCTGGACACCCCTGCCCGGTCAAATACCAAAAGAAGCGATACCTACTGCATTAATGGCGTTTGGAAAAGACAGCCTTCTGCTTACCACGCTCCGGAACGGCATTTATATTATCACGGAAAACCACCTCAGCAAATTACCGGTGGCTGCCGCTCTGCAATCCGCTCAGATCTACACCGCTTTAAAAACAGATGAGGAACGTTTTGCCGTGGGCACTGTTTCTGCAGGTATTTTTTTACTCCATCGTTCGGGTAAACTTATCCGCCATCTTTCCATGGAAAACGGGCTTCAGAATAACAATGTTCTATCTCTTTACAAAGATCACCGGCAGAGCCTTTGGGCAGGACTGGATAATGGCATTGACCTCATTAATTATATGGCACCCCTGCAATTGATTGCCCCGGTGCCCCGTACCCGCCTGGCGGGTTATACGGCAGGCATATTCAAAAACCACCTGTATATTGGCACCTCCGACGGTATTTATTATGCCCCGCTGGAACAAGGCGTCCACCGGGACATCAGTTTTTCGCAGGGTGCTTTTAAAAAGCTGGCCAATACTTCCGGGCAGGTTTGGAGCATCGCCATCATCGGGAACCTGCTTTTAACCGGCATGAATGACGGCGCCTTTATCATCAACACAGGCAGCGCTCAATTACTGGAGCGCCGTTTGGGAGGCACCTGGTTGTACCGTGCTGTACCCGGGCGCTCAAAAATCATTTCCGGCACGTACTCCGGTATCCAGATATATGATACTAAAAATAATACCCTGGTCCCGGTCCGCATGCCGGATAATAATCTTCGGGAGTCATTGCGTTTTATAGAAGTAGACACTTCCAGCCATACGGTATGGGCCTCGCACCCCTACCGGGGCATATACCGGATACAAATGACCCCCAATTTTGACCGGGAACTAGCTGTAGAATGGCTGACCACGAAGCAGGGGCTCCCCACTAACAATAATAATTTTGTTTTTAAGATCGGCGGAAAAATAGTTTTTGCCACCGAGCAAGGCATTTATGAATGGGAGGAGCATCTACACAGGTTCAAAAAGTCAACCACCTATGGGCCTTTATTTGGCAACCTGTCTGTTAAGTTCATGACGGAAGACGCAAAAGGCCGCATCTGGTTTGCAACAGAAAAAAACATGGGTGTACTGGACGGGGGGCATATTCAATATATTCCCGAGCTGGACGGGCAGCTCATTGCCGGTTTCGAACAAATTTATCCATTTGATGATCAGAACATATTGATCAACTCCTCAAAAGGAATTTACCATTTTAATTTTGACAGCTATAAACACAGTAAAATTGCCATCCGCGTCTCGTTTAATAAAATACAGGCGATTGGCACAAGAGATTCCTTGCTGTTTAATGGCTATTCAATCCCCGGCCAAACGGGTAATTCCCCGCCGCCCTTTAACAGGGAAGAAATAAGGCTGCCTGCTGTATTCAACTCTTTTCATTTTGAATTTACAGCCGACGATATCATGTATGCAGACAAGATACAATATAGCTACCAGTTGAAAGGTTTTGACCCTGACTGGTCCGCCTGGTCTGCCAAAACAGTTAAAGATTATACCAATTTACCCTATGGCAAATACCGTTTTCTTATAAAAGCAAAAGACCGGTGGGGACAGGAAACCGCTCCCATCAGTTATGCGTTTGAGATACTTCCGCGTTGGTATCAGACTATACCGGCCTGGCTGGGATACCTGTTGTTGGCGGGGTGGCTGGTTTATTTGCTGCACCGGATGCAACGCAGAAGACTGCAAAAACAGAAAGCGAAATATGAAAAAGAGCAGGCCCAGTTAAAATACATCTTTGAACTGGAGAACGAACGAAGCGGAATGAAAATCATTCAACTGCAAAAAGAGCAGTTGGAAACGAAAGTGCAGTATAAAAACAAAGAACTGGCTACCACCACTATGCACCTGTATAAGCGGGGGCGCTTACTGGGTAAGATAAAAGAAGAAGTAGCCGAGGGGGTTAAGCAGATCAGTAATACGACGGAAAAGAAAGCGTTTAACCGCCTGATAAAACTGATTGTTGAGGAGGAAAAGAGCGAGGATGACTGGAACCACTTTTCCATTCATTTTGACCAGGTGCATAACAATTTCCTGCACAATATAAAAGCTGCCTACCCCACACTAACACCCAGTGATATGAAGATCTGCGCCTATGTGAAAATGAATCTATCATCAAAGGAA